One region of Candidatus Thermokryptus mobilis genomic DNA includes:
- the mtgA gene encoding monofunctional biosynthetic peptidoglycan transglycosylase, with product MRKGVKILLLSLVFISFVYLVYEFIEIDREIDRLRFENPKITSLMEQRIEEAKRKGRNYKINQIWVPISRISPYLINAVIVSEDASFFSHGGVDWYEVKESIRRNLERGRISRGASTITMQVAKNLFLSTSRNPLRKLVEVLIAYRVEQKLSKRRILEIYLNIIELGDGIFGVESASRKYFGKSASELTLEESARLAAVIPSPLRYNPNSNKRFVTWRVNLIMNRLLAREKIKLGISNESGAIE from the coding sequence TTGAGAAAAGGGGTTAAAATTTTGCTTCTTTCCTTGGTTTTCATTTCGTTCGTTTATCTTGTTTATGAATTCATTGAGATTGACAGGGAAATTGACCGACTGAGATTTGAAAATCCCAAAATCACATCTCTTATGGAGCAAAGAATTGAAGAAGCGAAAAGGAAGGGGAGAAACTACAAAATAAATCAAATTTGGGTTCCAATATCAAGGATTTCGCCTTATCTAATTAATGCTGTTATCGTCTCGGAGGATGCGAGCTTTTTCTCTCACGGTGGGGTTGACTGGTATGAGGTTAAAGAATCCATAAGGAGGAATTTGGAACGAGGGAGAATCTCTCGGGGAGCGAGCACCATAACGATGCAAGTTGCTAAAAATCTTTTCCTTTCAACTTCTCGTAATCCATTGAGGAAATTGGTTGAGGTTTTAATTGCATATAGGGTTGAGCAAAAGCTTTCAAAGAGAAGGATACTTGAAATTTATCTTAACATAATTGAGCTCGGTGATGGGATTTTCGGTGTTGAGTCAGCTTCAAGGAAATACTTCGGCAAGTCCGCTTCGGAGTTGACGCTTGAGGAATCTGCTCGTCTTGCTGCTGTGATTCCGAGCCCTTTGAGGTATAATCCAAATTCAAATAAGAGATTTGTTACTTGGAGGGTGAATTTGATTATGAACAGGTTGTTAGCAAGGGAAAAAATAAAGTTGGGGATTTCAAATGAATCTGGAGCAATTGAATAA
- a CDS encoding AlbA family DNA-binding domain-containing protein, translated as MNLEQLNNLIFEGEGLTVEFKRKVSSPEKIARAMIAFANTHGGVLIFGIDDDGSVVGVDSEKEEVDLIFQAARQHCYPPIEPKIEIFELNGKDVIVATIEQSQDKPHRLVSSNGDAGKVFIRLGSQNVVASEEMIKLMKLENDNQPLRIMIGEKERRLLNYLDNFKKITVKEFSKLVKISEDEASDILVNLVRVGILKINITGGGDYFTLV; from the coding sequence ATGAATCTGGAGCAATTGAATAACCTCATATTTGAGGGGGAGGGGTTAACAGTTGAATTCAAACGGAAGGTTTCCTCTCCCGAGAAGATAGCGCGTGCCATGATTGCTTTTGCTAACACGCACGGTGGTGTCCTAATTTTTGGAATTGATGACGATGGAAGCGTAGTTGGCGTTGATAGCGAAAAAGAGGAAGTTGACCTTATTTTTCAAGCTGCAAGACAGCATTGTTATCCACCCATTGAACCAAAAATTGAAATTTTTGAGCTTAACGGTAAAGATGTCATAGTTGCAACGATTGAGCAAAGCCAGGATAAACCTCACCGTCTTGTCAGCTCAAATGGTGATGCTGGAAAGGTTTTCATTCGGCTTGGCTCACAAAATGTAGTTGCAAGCGAAGAGATGATCAAATTGATGAAACTTGAAAATGATAATCAACCCCTTCGCATCATGATCGGAGAAAAGGAGAGGCGTCTTTTGAACTATCTTGATAATTTCAAGAAGATAACAGTGAAAGAATTTAGCAAGCTTGTCAAAATAAGTGAAGATGAGGCATCGGATATACTTGTTAATCTTGTTAGGGTTGGGATCTTGAAAATTAACATCACCGGTGGAGGTGATTATTTTACGCTTGTTTGA
- a CDS encoding RNA methyltransferase: MRKLTAFEIEKKRHKLEELKKIERHPIYVLLDNVRSVYNVGSIFRTSDAALIKKLFLTGYTPHPPRKDIEKTALGAIESVPWEYHKNPIDPIKLLKLENVKIVALEITDESIPYYEIKPEDFPLCLIVGNEITGITEEVLSMCDLSIEIPQFGIKHSLNVAVAYGIAVFELVKIYRESHQTSVK; the protein is encoded by the coding sequence ATGCGCAAGTTGACAGCTTTTGAGATTGAAAAGAAAAGACATAAACTTGAAGAATTGAAAAAAATTGAAAGACACCCAATTTATGTTTTGCTTGATAATGTGAGAAGCGTTTACAATGTTGGCTCAATCTTCAGAACAAGCGATGCTGCACTTATAAAAAAACTTTTCCTGACTGGGTATACCCCACACCCTCCGCGGAAAGACATTGAAAAAACAGCACTTGGAGCAATTGAAAGTGTCCCTTGGGAATATCATAAAAACCCAATTGATCCGATAAAACTTCTAAAATTGGAAAATGTTAAGATAGTTGCCCTTGAAATAACAGATGAAAGCATACCATATTATGAGATAAAACCTGAGGATTTCCCGCTGTGCCTCATCGTTGGGAATGAGATAACGGGGATTACTGAAGAAGTGCTTTCAATGTGTGACCTTTCAATTGAAATCCCTCAATTTGGAATAAAACACTCCTTAAATGTCGCAGTTGCTTATGGAATCGCTGTCTTTGAGCTTGTGAAAATTTACAGGGAAAGTCATCAAACAAGCGTAAAATAA
- a CDS encoding thioredoxin family protein, producing the protein MRILSILVIASLFTRLTLSIQESKELKWYSFSEGLKIAKSENKKVLIDVYTDWCQWCKKMDKEVYSNSTVKNYLASKFILVKLNAESERKHIFEGREYSETELAYIFGVEGFPTTIFIREDMQPITAVPGYFPADVFMKILTFIGDDYYMKMSFDDYLERTGGLPKN; encoded by the coding sequence ATGCGAATTTTAAGCATCTTGGTCATTGCATCGCTTTTCACAAGATTGACATTGAGTATTCAAGAGAGTAAAGAATTGAAATGGTATTCCTTCTCCGAAGGTCTGAAAATAGCTAAATCTGAAAACAAAAAGGTTCTGATAGATGTATATACCGATTGGTGTCAATGGTGTAAAAAGATGGATAAGGAGGTTTATTCAAATTCAACGGTTAAAAATTATCTTGCTTCTAAATTCATCCTTGTAAAACTCAACGCTGAATCCGAAAGGAAACATATTTTTGAGGGTCGCGAGTATAGCGAGACCGAACTTGCATATATCTTCGGAGTTGAAGGTTTCCCAACGACTATTTTCATTCGTGAGGATATGCAACCGATAACAGCCGTGCCAGGTTATTTCCCTGCTGATGTCTTTATGAAAATATTGACATTTATCGGAGACGATTACTATATGAAAATGTCTTTTGACGATTACCTTGAAAGGACCGGAGGGTTGCCCAAAAATTAA
- a CDS encoding GNAT family N-acetyltransferase — MQNMRIRQARSVDIDDIAHIISTSFLINDYHGLRENIIDNPRYNYKDIIVVEDSNEIIACTKIMPLKISFKGKIVDAGGISAVAVLPEYRRRGIADMMLKDAIKRMFTANYPFSILYPFQHRFYRKYGWEYIGMTLLYEIEPSNIIMYDERINVRRMKTSEREKIKKVYAERIKSINFALHRNDAFWTRVIFPNFPNPYVYDDGEVKGYLCFEMKKNEKNQVEVEIKELIALTPEAYRGLWGFLASLAEQVVKIKYLAPPDEPLFNVLIEPREIDFKRPFFEYKSVASICSTFMMRIINLEEALKLLTFAHAPDGETTISIKDEILPENNITFKISVQNKIVSIQKLNTQSAMIRMDIKTFAQVLSSFAKPSSLYNSGKIEGDQNALKFLDAVFSDTLPFIFHFDIF; from the coding sequence ATGCAAAACATGAGAATTCGGCAGGCAAGGTCGGTTGACATTGACGATATCGCCCACATAATCTCAACCTCATTTCTAATAAATGACTATCACGGTTTAAGAGAAAATATAATTGATAACCCAAGATATAACTACAAAGATATAATCGTCGTTGAAGACAGCAATGAAATAATTGCCTGTACGAAGATAATGCCATTGAAAATATCATTTAAGGGGAAAATCGTTGATGCGGGCGGGATATCCGCTGTGGCAGTTCTCCCGGAATATAGAAGAAGGGGAATTGCGGATATGATGTTAAAAGACGCCATAAAAAGAATGTTTACGGCGAACTATCCTTTTTCAATTTTGTATCCATTTCAACACAGGTTCTACAGAAAATATGGCTGGGAATATATCGGTATGACATTGCTTTATGAAATTGAACCATCAAACATAATAATGTATGACGAGAGAATAAATGTAAGGCGAATGAAAACTTCGGAGAGGGAGAAAATTAAAAAGGTTTACGCCGAAAGAATAAAATCAATAAACTTTGCTCTTCACAGAAACGATGCTTTTTGGACTCGCGTCATTTTCCCGAACTTCCCTAATCCCTATGTTTATGATGATGGCGAAGTAAAAGGTTACCTGTGTTTTGAGATGAAGAAAAACGAGAAAAATCAAGTTGAGGTAGAGATAAAAGAACTTATTGCTCTAACCCCTGAAGCTTATCGCGGTTTATGGGGCTTCCTTGCATCTCTTGCAGAACAAGTCGTCAAAATCAAATATCTAGCCCCGCCAGATGAACCATTATTTAACGTTTTGATTGAACCACGAGAGATAGATTTCAAAAGGCCATTCTTTGAGTATAAATCCGTCGCCTCAATTTGTTCAACATTTATGATGAGAATCATAAATCTTGAAGAAGCATTGAAACTCTTAACATTCGCTCATGCCCCCGATGGCGAAACGACAATATCAATAAAAGACGAAATCCTCCCGGAAAACAACATCACATTTAAAATCTCCGTTCAAAATAAAATTGTTTCAATACAAAAATTAAACACACAATCTGCAATGATTAGAATGGACATAAAAACATTTGCCCAAGTTCTTTCATCTTTCGCAAAACCAAGCTCTCTTTATAACAGTGGGAAAATAGAAGGTGATCAGAACGCTCTAAAATTTCTTGATGCTGTTTTCTCCGATACCTTGCCTTTTATCTTCCATTTTGATATATTTTGA
- a CDS encoding glycosyltransferase family 9 protein has translation MKQKRILVIRPDRIGDVVLATPLLRELRKTFPDAFIAVMVRPYTKDVLINNPNIDEIIIDDYEGKDKGWRGFWRQVFNLRKYKFNIALHLLPTQRHAWMTFFAGIKTRINVGVRFYGVITLMKHVSRNKYIPLRHEADYSLDLGRKIGVKTDNLEPEIFLTDEEREKAKFFVPKDEGEIIIGINPVSGKSAPNWEVDKYVELTEKIIYRFPEAKIYINSFNDPMVLNKFKNLVSEKIYILQNNSLRDLILYISRFDVLITPSTGSMHIASALKVPVVAMFCPLPACSPKLWGPIGNESEIILPPENYCKTRCPGDPHICDFEGGIEVQDVLDALLKILRNKMSENAKHENSAGKVG, from the coding sequence ATGAAACAGAAACGAATTCTCGTCATCCGTCCAGATAGAATTGGTGATGTGGTCTTAGCAACGCCTTTGCTGCGTGAACTTAGAAAAACTTTCCCCGATGCATTCATCGCTGTAATGGTTAGACCATATACAAAAGATGTTTTAATCAATAACCCGAATATAGACGAAATCATAATTGATGATTACGAAGGAAAAGACAAAGGATGGCGCGGGTTTTGGAGACAAGTTTTTAACTTGAGAAAGTATAAATTCAATATCGCCCTCCACCTGCTCCCAACACAAAGACACGCTTGGATGACATTCTTCGCTGGGATTAAAACGAGAATAAATGTTGGGGTAAGATTTTACGGAGTTATAACATTGATGAAACATGTCAGCAGAAACAAATACATCCCACTCAGACATGAAGCTGACTATTCACTTGACCTTGGACGCAAAATTGGGGTGAAAACTGATAACCTTGAACCTGAGATCTTTCTAACGGACGAGGAGAGGGAAAAAGCAAAATTTTTTGTCCCGAAAGACGAGGGGGAAATTATTATCGGAATTAATCCAGTAAGTGGAAAATCCGCGCCGAATTGGGAAGTTGACAAATATGTTGAGCTGACGGAAAAAATAATTTACAGATTTCCCGAGGCGAAAATTTACATTAATTCCTTTAACGACCCCATGGTTTTAAATAAATTCAAAAACTTGGTTTCGGAAAAAATTTACATTTTACAGAACAATTCATTGAGGGATTTAATACTTTACATATCAAGGTTTGATGTCCTCATAACACCAAGCACTGGGAGCATGCACATTGCTTCGGCACTTAAAGTTCCAGTTGTCGCTATGTTTTGCCCGCTTCCAGCTTGTTCTCCAAAGCTTTGGGGTCCGATAGGAAATGAAAGCGAGATAATCTTGCCACCTGAAAATTACTGCAAAACAAGATGTCCTGGTGACCCACATATATGCGACTTTGAAGGTGGAATAGAAGTCCAAGATGTTTTAGATGCTTTGTTAAAAATTCTACGCAATAAAATGAGTGAAAATGCAAAACATGAGAATTCGGCAGGCAAGGTCGGTTGA
- a CDS encoding DUF72 domain-containing protein: MILIGTSGYSFQDWRGTFYPEDIEDGRMLDYYKRFFNAVEINSTYYRIPSASVFYHLDKKTPPDFHFIVKVHKQTTHEREGNREAMESLLKSTEPLIRSGKLKGFLAQFPYSFKDTPENREYILETKKFAGEIPLIVEFRHISWVKNSVYQFLAQNDIPYVCVDEPRLKGLIPPQSIATSKKIGYIRFHGRNEKSWWEGGVSERYDYLYTESELREWIPRIKDLNEKVEALYIFFNNCHRGSAPKNAQMLQKILEEEGIK, from the coding sequence ATGATTTTAATCGGAACTTCCGGATATAGCTTTCAGGATTGGCGTGGGACATTTTACCCAGAGGATATTGAAGACGGTCGGATGCTTGATTACTATAAAAGATTTTTCAATGCTGTTGAAATAAACTCAACTTATTATAGAATCCCAAGCGCAAGCGTATTTTATCATCTTGACAAGAAAACACCGCCTGACTTTCATTTCATCGTCAAGGTTCATAAACAAACAACCCACGAGCGTGAAGGAAACCGTGAAGCAATGGAATCACTTTTGAAATCCACCGAACCACTTATCAGATCGGGGAAATTAAAAGGTTTCCTCGCCCAATTCCCATACTCATTTAAAGATACCCCAGAAAACAGGGAATATATACTTGAGACGAAAAAATTCGCTGGGGAAATTCCATTGATCGTGGAGTTTAGGCACATAAGTTGGGTTAAAAATTCAGTTTATCAATTTTTAGCCCAAAACGATATCCCTTATGTTTGTGTTGATGAACCACGTCTTAAAGGTTTGATACCACCTCAAAGTATAGCAACGAGTAAAAAAATCGGTTATATAAGATTTCACGGTCGCAACGAAAAAAGCTGGTGGGAGGGAGGAGTTAGTGAAAGATATGATTATCTTTACACTGAAAGCGAATTAAGGGAATGGATTCCAAGGATCAAGGATTTAAACGAGAAAGTTGAGGCATTATACATTTTTTTCAACAATTGTCATCGCGGTAGTGCTCCTAAAAATGCTCAAATGTTACAAAAAATCCTTGAAGAGGAAGGAATAAAATGA
- a CDS encoding thiamine pyrophosphate-dependent enzyme yields MAIIKNAVYMKEVELPFCPGCGHSQILPQLDKAMAKLNLDPRKTVLVTDIGCVGLSDQYFNVNAFHGLHGRSITYACGLKMANPELTVIVLIGDGGLGIGGTHFINAARRNIDITVIIFNNFNFGMTGGEHSVTTPFGGKTATTYLGNIEYPLDACSLVQAVNGGFAARMTVFDKNLSDVIAEAIAFKGFAVVDVWEYCTAYYVPRNDLNKEKMMKLLETYGFKTGIVHKLERKEYIEAYKETYSNQPIKESKQFSLEPEFTNNLTQKTGIVIAGAAGQKVKSSATVFGSSAILSGLYATQKDDYPITIMTGHSVSEIILDRKEIFYTGIDKPNYIIAIAPEGIGKVKRLIQNMDENSTIMVDENLINLLPETKAKIEVYPFRKTANTIDRFSITILSIATFLARTDLFPIEALKKAVTLTQKKVIAEINLKAIEAGANLAHEDISVK; encoded by the coding sequence ATGGCTATTATAAAAAATGCTGTTTATATGAAAGAAGTTGAACTTCCGTTTTGCCCTGGTTGTGGGCACTCACAAATTTTGCCACAACTTGACAAAGCAATGGCGAAGCTTAACCTTGACCCAAGAAAAACAGTTTTAGTCACTGATATAGGCTGCGTCGGTTTGTCGGATCAATACTTCAATGTAAATGCCTTTCATGGTCTTCACGGCAGGTCAATAACCTATGCCTGTGGTTTAAAAATGGCGAATCCGGAGTTAACCGTAATAGTTCTTATAGGAGATGGTGGACTTGGGATCGGTGGAACGCATTTCATAAACGCAGCAAGGAGGAACATTGATATAACCGTCATAATCTTTAACAATTTCAACTTCGGAATGACCGGAGGAGAACATTCAGTAACAACACCATTTGGTGGTAAAACAGCAACGACATACCTTGGAAACATAGAATATCCGCTTGATGCCTGTTCATTAGTCCAGGCAGTAAACGGTGGTTTTGCAGCAAGGATGACCGTCTTTGATAAAAATCTTTCTGATGTGATAGCCGAAGCAATCGCTTTCAAAGGTTTTGCTGTCGTTGATGTTTGGGAATATTGCACCGCATACTATGTTCCGAGGAATGACCTCAACAAAGAAAAAATGATGAAACTTTTAGAAACTTACGGCTTTAAAACGGGCATCGTTCATAAACTTGAAAGAAAAGAGTATATTGAAGCATATAAAGAAACTTATTCCAATCAACCGATAAAGGAATCAAAGCAATTTTCCCTTGAACCTGAATTTACAAACAATTTAACTCAAAAAACAGGAATAGTAATTGCTGGAGCAGCTGGTCAAAAAGTAAAATCAAGCGCCACCGTTTTCGGCTCATCTGCAATTTTATCAGGGCTATATGCGACACAAAAAGATGATTATCCCATAACGATTATGACCGGTCATTCTGTCTCAGAAATTATACTTGACCGAAAGGAAATTTTTTATACTGGGATTGACAAACCCAACTATATCATAGCAATCGCTCCCGAAGGTATAGGTAAGGTAAAAAGATTAATCCAAAATATGGATGAAAATTCAACCATTATGGTTGATGAGAATCTCATAAACTTGCTCCCAGAGACAAAGGCAAAAATTGAGGTGTATCCGTTTAGAAAAACCGCAAATACCATTGACAGGTTTTCAATTACGATACTATCTATTGCGACATTTCTTGCACGAACTGATTTATTCCCGATTGAAGCGCTGAAAAAAGCTGTGACTTTAACACAAAAGAAAGTGATAGCGGAGATAAATCTCAAAGCGATTGAAGCTGGAGCAAACCTAGCGCACGAAGATATTTCCGTGAAATAA
- a CDS encoding 2-oxoacid:acceptor oxidoreductase subunit alpha has protein sequence MIEFIDGNEAIVKGAIDAGCKFFAGYPITPATPILLGMMQELPKVGGFAIQAEDEIASIGFCIGASMAGKKAMTATSGPGISLYSENIGLAIMGETPLVIVDVQRQGPATGSATKDGQGDIQFIRWGTSGGYPIIAISPTTVEECYTFTIYAFNLAEIFRVPVFLVSSKELSMTRTRVDWSKVEKPEIIDRKYPPEDTPDYKPYYFENIDDVPLFSPFGGKHIIRYTTSTHDEYGNLLTVPEKIQKMMEHLDKKINEEKVKKYFPYAVRFDEQEGAETLIISYGITARSAIEAVERARENGYKVSHLIINLLWPVPEDEIKKATRNIKRIIFPEMNNGQYVLEIERIVDKSKVEIVRINQMDTTLINPQKILNEILKSK, from the coding sequence ATGATTGAATTCATTGACGGGAACGAAGCGATTGTAAAAGGTGCAATTGATGCCGGATGTAAATTTTTTGCTGGCTATCCGATAACTCCAGCAACCCCAATTTTACTTGGTATGATGCAAGAACTCCCAAAGGTTGGTGGCTTCGCAATTCAAGCTGAAGATGAAATTGCCTCAATTGGTTTTTGCATCGGCGCATCAATGGCTGGGAAAAAAGCTATGACAGCGACAAGCGGTCCCGGGATTTCACTTTACAGCGAAAACATAGGGCTTGCGATAATGGGCGAAACTCCGCTCGTGATAGTTGATGTCCAGCGACAAGGTCCAGCAACTGGCTCAGCGACAAAAGATGGACAAGGCGATATTCAATTCATCAGATGGGGAACTTCTGGTGGTTATCCGATAATTGCTATATCCCCAACGACAGTTGAAGAATGCTATACTTTCACAATTTACGCTTTTAATCTCGCTGAAATTTTCAGAGTCCCAGTTTTCCTTGTCTCAAGTAAAGAACTCTCAATGACGCGAACGAGGGTAGATTGGTCAAAGGTTGAAAAACCCGAAATTATTGATCGTAAATATCCCCCTGAAGACACGCCGGATTACAAACCATATTACTTTGAGAACATTGACGATGTTCCTCTCTTTTCCCCATTTGGCGGAAAACACATCATAAGATACACAACATCTACGCACGATGAATATGGGAATTTGTTGACCGTCCCGGAGAAAATTCAAAAGATGATGGAACACCTTGATAAAAAGATAAATGAAGAAAAAGTCAAAAAATACTTCCCTTACGCTGTGAGGTTTGATGAACAGGAAGGAGCTGAAACACTTATAATTTCATATGGAATTACGGCAAGAAGTGCGATTGAGGCGGTTGAACGAGCTCGTGAAAATGGTTATAAGGTCTCGCATTTGATTATAAACCTGCTCTGGCCTGTTCCAGAAGATGAGATTAAAAAAGCAACAAGAAACATTAAAAGAATAATCTTCCCAGAGATGAACAACGGACAATATGTCCTTGAAATTGAAAGGATAGTTGACAAATCAAAAGTTGAAATCGTCCGGATAAACCAGATGGATACGACATTGATAAATCCACAAAAAATTTTAAACGAGATTTTAAAAAGCAAGTGA